The Verrucomicrobiia bacterium sequence CGTCGAACGTGGGCGCGGAGACGATCAAGAAGCAGTCCACGATGGGTTTCGGTGCCGCGAGCGACGAGACGACTTACGAGCGCATGCGCGAGAAGATCGTGGAAGAATCCAAGCGCGCGTTCCGTCCGGAGTTCCTGAACCGGTTGGATGATGTGATCGTCTTCCGCCAGCTTGGCAAGCCGGACTTGTTCGAGATCCTTGGCCTCGAAGTGAAAAAGGTCATGGAACGTCTGAAACACCGGAACTTGAAGCTGGAACTGGACGACAAGGCCAAGGATTTCCTGGCCGAGAAGGGTTTCGATCCTGCGTATGGCGCGCGACCGATGCGCCGTGCGGTGGAGCGTTACCTCGAAGATCCGCTCGCCGAAGAGCTGCTCAAGGGCCATCTGACCGGCACCGAGCCGGTGCAAGTGACCGTGCTGGACGGCGCGCTGGTGTTCAACCAGAAGGCTGCGGCCGAAGGCGCGCTCTCGAGCTGATTGAATCAGTTCAGAGCGGTTAAGAATTAGCAAACGAACGCCATCCGGTCATCGGATGGCGTTTGTGTTAGGGAGGTTACGTTTGTGCGAGCGCGTTTATGGAACTTGGTAAAACTGGGACATGTGTTAAAATGAGGGGAAAATGGCAAACCGAGCTGGGCTGGAATATTGGATAAGCGGGCTGGGACGGTTGACGATCTTGCTTGGGGAGGTGTTCAAGTCCCTCTTTACGCAAAGGTTCAACTGGGACGGTTTCATGCAGCAGATGCACTTCATCGGGGTGAAGTCACAGTCAGTCGTCTTGATCACTGGGGCCTTCACGGGAATGGTGTTGTGCGCGCAAACTTATTTTCAATTCCACAAGGTCCACATGGACTCGGCTACTCTGGCCGTAGTGAGTGTGTCCATGTGCAGTGAACTCGGTCCGGTGCTCACCGCGCTCATGGTTGCAGGACGTGTCGGTGCGGCGATGGCGGCCGAGTTGGGCACTATGAAAGTCACCGAGCAAATCGATGCCCTTCGTACGTTGGCGACACATCCCGTAGATTACCTCGTCGTCCCGCGCATGCTCGCGACCCTTATCGCGATGCCCTTGCTCACTATCGAATCCATTTCCATCGGCATCGGAGCCGCGTATGCGATCGGGGTGGGCTTGCTGGATATCGATGCCGCGTATTCGTGGCAATACGTCATCAAATATACGGATGTGAACGAGATATTCACCGGCATCATCAAGGCCACCATCTTCGGTGTCTGCATTGCACTGATCGGTTGTTACAAAGGCCTCTTTTGCGAAGGCGGTGCGGAAGGCGTGGGCAAGGCCACCACTGAGGCCGTTGTATACGCATCCATCACGGTGCTGATGAGCAATTTCTTCCTCACGTTGTTGTTGAACCACTTGTTACCCTGATGATCGAGACGCGTGAACTGTGCAAGAAATTCGGCTCCAATGTGGTGCTGGAGAAGGTGAGCTTTTCCGTACCGGAGTCGCAACGTCTGGTGATCATCGGCCGAAGCGGTACGGGCAAGAGTGTTTTACTAAAGCACCTCATCGGGCTCATGGAACCGGACTCGGGCGAGGTCACCGTGGATGGCGAGAAGATCACGGGCTTGGAAGAGCGCGAGCTTTTGCGTGTGCGCAGCAAGTTCGGGATGCTATTCCAGAGCGCGGCATTGTTCGATTCATTGAGCGTGGCGGAAAATGTCGGCTTCGTTTTGAAAAACGAAAGGAAACTTTCTG is a genomic window containing:
- a CDS encoding ABC transporter permease, coding for MANRAGLEYWISGLGRLTILLGEVFKSLFTQRFNWDGFMQQMHFIGVKSQSVVLITGAFTGMVLCAQTYFQFHKVHMDSATLAVVSVSMCSELGPVLTALMVAGRVGAAMAAELGTMKVTEQIDALRTLATHPVDYLVVPRMLATLIAMPLLTIESISIGIGAAYAIGVGLLDIDAAYSWQYVIKYTDVNEIFTGIIKATIFGVCIALIGCYKGLFCEGGAEGVGKATTEAVVYASITVLMSNFFLTLLLNHLLP